The sequence GAGATTGCCGTTGACAAATCCAATGCCCGTTGGGTTAACTTCATGGAAACCACACCCCAAACTTTTTGAAACTCTCTGATAACTATGGAAAGTGATTCTTATTAACATAAATTACTAGAATTCAACATTTTTTGCGAAAGTCCTTCCCTAATCTTTACCTAATATGAAAAGCCGCTACAATTTCTGTAACGGCTAATCAGCTATTTTATAAACCCATCCCGACCGATCAATCTTCACTTATCATCTCAGGCTATATGGACACCATGCCACTGATGATACGATTTCAGAATCAAACGGAATTATTTATATCTTAGATAATAATTGAAGTAATAATTATAGTTGGAAACTTGAGAAGTCTCGTTTTTATTTTGGTAGTGGTCAATACTAAATGCGATAAACCCTTGAACATAGGGGGCAGCGGCGGAAATTCTCTCTTGAATATCAGATTGGGTTGCTGTAACATTACTGGATGATTTCGAGGTATAAGTTTCATTATCCGCATAAAGAGTCATACCCATCGCATCCGTTGCCGTTTTAGTATACCTAAAGAGATTTTTTGCTTGAGAGATTGTATTATAACCGGCACCTACACTATCTTGAAGAGCAACAATATGGATTCCTGTACCGTTCAATATGTTTTTAAGCATTTTTGTCCAGCCAGATAGTGAAACTAAATAAGAGTATTTAGAGTTATAAAAAGGTGCAACCATGATATTCAAAGTACTTTTAAGCTGAATCTCGGCTGTAATCTGCTTATAAAAATTATTAAGATTAACTTGGTGGATCCTGCTTCGAGCACTTAATTGAGAGAATTCATATGGGATATACCACCCCCCTAAGGATGGATGAGTTCCATAAACATCCACAATCTCGTCCACAATCAGCTTATTCTTTGAGGCTTCAACATTGAGCCAATTCATGTTGCTGGCATTAACCTTCCACCAATCCCCGTTAAATCCTAATCCAATCCGCACTTTCATGTTTAGGGAATCAGCAGCGGTTAAAGCATTGCCGACCATATCCACATCATTAAGCGCATATCCAGGAATCTTCGTGGGGTATGCTGCATACATCGCTTTCGTATCTGCTATATCTTGTAAAATAATCTCGTTAATCCCTGTGTTTTGAAGCATACTTAATTCCTGGGTCCAGCGGTTCAAATCCCAATCTTGCGCGTACCAATATTGGATAAAAGAACTGCCAAAAATTGGTTTCACTCCAGGCAGCGTTTGAGGTGGGGGCGGCAAAGTTGTTGTTTTTGGCTGCTTTGCCATTACGGCTGTGACCATTGTTAAATTTAAGATCAGGGTTAATACCAAAATCTTAATAATCTTTCTTTGCAAATTCAAAACACTTTACCTCCATTTTACTCTATAAAGCTATAGGTTTTTATTTCGCCAGATATACAATTTCTCTATTAATCTCTATTTTTCCTTCTTGCAACTAATAGGTAGGGTAACTTATACACTTGTGTTGCGATATGCCTTGAAGGTAAAACAGTATAGCCCGGAGACGAAAATCTCCGGGCTATACTGTTTTACTTTTGAGTAAATGACTGGTGAGCTTGAGCAGGTTTAAATATATTATCCAGTTCTATCTCTGTTTTCCTCTTAATCATGCTCCTCATATTCTATTATTACATCGTGCCCTTTTGCTAACTGGTGTCTGGCCTTGCGGATTGCCACCGTATCGAAAATAATCGAAAAATCATAATCCTCCGGATAGAGTTCGCTGGCGGGAAGGAAAAGCTTTAACCGCTTGTGATTAATCAGCTGCTTCTTATCTTTAATCTGCACGCCAAGCTCGCCTTTTTCATTGGTTCTCCTGTAAACAATCCCCAGAGATTTTTGGGGGTAAACTCTTACACAGTCACCTATATTAAAGCTTTCGCTCCGTGAGGGTGTTTTTTCCTTTGGAATTTCTTTTTGAATTTTGTTGTGGGAAACATTGTCTGATTTTTTGGTGTTGTCCTCATCATTAGTGTTATCCTCATCAAACATAATAGTTGGTCTGTCTCTTAACTTAGAGGATCTGCCGCCATAGGCTTCCATTTGTGCTCGCTTCAGCATATGCCCGGGAAAGCCTAATCTTTTGGCAATGTATAAGGCACAGCTTTCCCCGGCCTCGCCAATTTGTAGTCTGTATAGGGGCTGTAAGTTTTCCCGATCAAACTCCATACGGGCATTCATAAGTCCTTTTGTGTTCTTGGCAAAATCCTTGATTTCCGGGTAATGGGTGGTGGCCACAAAAAGACAGCCTCGCTGATTTAATTCCGCTAAAATTGCAATTGCTAGTCCCATTCCCTCAGCAGGGTCTGTACCGGAGCCTAACTCATCAAGCAAAACCAGACTTTCCCTTGATACCTCCTGGAGAATAGCTACAATATTTTGGATATGGGAGGAAAAAGTAGATAGATTCTCAGAAATGCTTTGCCCATCACCGATATCGCAGAAAACACTGTTATGCATAGAAAATACACTGCCTGGGGACACAGGAACGTGAAGTCCACTTTGAGCCATAATTGACAGTAAGCCAATGGTTTTTAAGGCAACGGTTTTTCCCCCTGTATTCGGCCCGGTAATTACAACCCCGTTAATAGCATCATCACCCAGGCCCCCTAGAATCTCAAAATCAAGAGGAATACAGAGGTCTGGCTTCAATAAAGGGTGTCTTCCCTGCTTTATGATGATTTTTCGTTCTGTTGTAATGGACACAGGAACTGCTTTCATCTCGATGGACAGCTTTGCCTTGGCAAATATAAAGTCCAAGGTTTCCATGCAGTCCTTGTTGATTCTCAACTCATTAATATGCTCTTCAACAAGTACGGTAAGGGTGTATAATATTTTTCTAATCTCATTATCTTCATCAATTTGTAAAAGGGACAATTCCTCCTGCAGCTTTCTGACTGCTGCTGGCTCAATAAAACAGGTGCTGCCAGTGCTTGAAGTATCAATGACTGTTCCGCTCAACTGATTTTTATAGCCTTTTTTAACCGGCAAGACAAACCGTCCATTACGGATGGTGACATATCCATCTGTGAACCATTCCTTTTTGCTGCGCAGAATGTCCTCTAGCTTTATTTTAACGGCAGATTTTGTGTTTTCTATTTTTCTGCGAATGTCACGAAGGACTGAAGAAGCACCATCGTCAACCCCTTCATTTCTGATACAGCGCTCAATTTCCCCAAAAAGCATATCCAGTGGACTTAAAGAATGACCATAAAAAGCTATACCCGTATTAAAGGCTTCAGCCTTGTTAAGATATTTCTTCGTTCTTTTGCAGGAAGAAATAAAACCACAAATACCTGTGAGCTGTTCAGGGGCCAGCATTGAGCCTTTCTCTGTTAAATCCAGAATTTTATCCAACTCTTTCATTGAGGCCAGGGGTGGCGTGCCTATACCCTCTAAAATTTTGCGTGCTTCTGTTGTTTCCTGCATTTTGGCTTTGCACTCTCGCTCATTTAAAAATGGCTTTAGGGAGAGCAATTTTTCCCTTGCCTTTTGGGAAAGTGCATGCTCAGCCAAAGTTTCAAGTATTATATTAAATTCCAATGTATTGTTGGCATTCATCAAAAATCCTCCCTATACAATTAAAATGCCCACAAGAGAGATTACCTTATTTTCAGGATCTTTAGTTCCCAAAAATACGCAGAATACTCCTGTGGGCAATGATTTTAACTGATATAAAATCACTTAACGCTATTGAGAAAATAAATAGAGTGCCACAGGACATGCCTGTTACACTCTACAAAACTATACGATAATAATCGCCATAGTTACAATGTCAGCTTTGTTAAGCTTATCGACAAAGGGTGACACTGTTTATAACTCAAATGGTTATTGTAGGACGTAATCTGTAAGGCGTTATCCAAAAACGCAAAGGTTGCGCTTTCAGAAAGGTGCACTTAAAAAAGCAGGTTTAACACCCACGTTTTATAAAGTAACCTCTCTCAACTGTTTAGTTGAAAATCACCATTACAGACACATTTAACAAAAAAACCATCCTCTCGTTTTTAGGTATACCCTAGTTTATTACAAATACGTAGCAAATGTCAATTATAGCTGATCAAAACAGGATAAATAACTAAAATACTACTCAAAAATATTTTTGCACAGAAGGTAATTTTGGAGAGAAATCAATATGCTTTTCAAAAAACTTGCTGCATTGAGCAATTATGAGGCCGTTAACCAGAGCGCAAATTACCGTGCCGATACCAACACCGCGCAGGCTATTAAAGAAAAGGTACGACATGGCCACGGCCACGGCACAGCTGGTGCAGTCATAGCCAATTTTAAACTTATTAATATCTATCCTGTACTTTTTAGAAACTTCTTTTACGAACAGTTCATAAACTTCAGGTGCAAGATAAGTGTGAAAGAGCAGTGAAATACCCATGGCGCAAAAGAGCATACCTACTAAATATAGAGGGATGCGGATACTCAGCGTAGCAGCGGTTACATCATTCAGCATCCAGATCCAACCATCCAACACCAAGCCATAAATAACTGCCGTGACAAAAGAGAAACAGTAAGACAGCTTAAACTGGCCCAGCAACAGACAGACGAAAATCAGCAGAACGGCCTGGAGAGTATATTCAGCCATGCCAAATGTGAGAAAATTAACTTTCAAGGATATTAAATAGGCTGGGGCAACTACCATAGAAATGCCGAGGTCGGCCTTTTCCATTAGTGCCACGCCTAAGGCCAGAATAATCAGCCCCAACAGATAGGCCATCTCGGCAAAGTTTTTGATTTTCAAGCTATTCCTTCCTCCCACAAAAAAATGCTATAACTCCTGGCTGTTTGATATCAGAAACAGCAAAAGTTATAGCATTTCATTTATTGATTTAGAATAAGCCTATTACAAAATCACTCTGTCGTCAATGTTTTTTAATCATTACTTCATAATAATTCCCTCTGGGTCGATGACTTTATAGAGCAGTTCCAATTCCTCATAAGTAGGAGTCAGAGTTTCACCTTTACACTTAGAAATATTCAGATCAAAACTACAGTTTTCCCGGCATTCTTCCGGCGTAAATCCAGGGTGGACCGTATCTAGATACATTTCGCCCTTTTCATCAAAACGGTAAACACCCATATCTGAAATAACAGCAGCTGGCCCCCCATTGAACGCCGGCCCATAAACCTCCTGTTTGGGAACCCATTCTTTATCCGGCCAATGTGGAATTTTCCAGCCAGGCGAGGTAATATAGCTGACTCTCTCAACAAAACGACGTTTTTGACCAAATTGTGGCATGATTAAAACGCTGCGCTTAGCAAGGGAATGAATATCAGAGTTACCACCGCTCCCCGTCAGCCTTTTCCCTGTGGGGCCGCCCATAAAGGTACAATTGACATTGCCATAGAGATCCACTTCTGCACCACCCAGATAGGCCAAATCCACTTTGCCGGACTGGAGCTGACCGAAGACGTCAGTTAAGCCATCACCAACTGCCGCCTGATAACTGCAGCGGGCATCGGCAACGGAGGTCGGCAGATCTATAGGTCTACCGTCAATGGAGCCTGATTCATAGATACAGACTGCAGTAGGCGCTTGGGTATGCTGAGCTACCATGATGGCTAACATTGGGAGGCCTGTTCCCGCAAAGACAATCTCTCCATCCTTTACTTCCCGTGCTGCAGCACAAGCCAAAAGATCCATGGGCTTAAACTCACCGGGTTTAGAATGGCCTTGTTTGTTTTCCATTATCTTGACCCCCTTTTCATGGTGGAAGAATAGCCGAGAGCCGGATTGGCTTTGAGGGATTCCAAACGCGTAACTCCTAGCTTGCTAAGATATTCTTGGAAGTCTTTAACTCCAAAGATCCATTCTTCAGCCCACTGATCAAAACCCTCTTGTGTTCGGGTAGCCTTAAAGAAGTTAGAGATAAATTCTCCGTCAGGTTCGTGTACGCCATACAAACCTGTTGGGTGAGCCCCCCAAGGCTGCTCGACAATATAATCTACCAGATACCCCCCTATCATGTTGCGGGTGGGTTCTCGACGTAAATATTCTTCCGGAACCACTTGTTCAGCAATAATAATGTTATGTTTAGACGCCTTGATAACTTCTTGATCGCTGAATTTTAGGCCATCCACTCGAACGGTGCCTTCCGCGCCGACCATTTGAACGTGAGTAATACACCAATCTGGATTAGCGGCGGGAACCAAAACAATTTCCGAATTCGTAAAAGGCTCTTGGTACATGGCGTATTTTAATTTACCAATATGGGGGTTAGATCCGTCACGGAGTCCGGCCTTACCAAGGTTATCGTTCTCCGGATTTAACATATCACACCCCATGGCAGAATAGGTGGGCAAAAAGGGCAGTCCCTTCGATCCGGCAGTCAGTCTGTTTAAGATATGAATATGTGCCCAGTCTTCGTAGAGAATCTCACCTTTTTCTATTTTACGGGCCAGATTACTGCCGAATTTCCCATAAAGTTCGTGTCCGCACCAACTTGATTCCCAGATTCCCACACATCCGGCCCCTACGAGCATGTCATCATGAGTTCCGCCATTAACTTCTACGAGATGCAAATTGCGCTTTTTCTGGCGAATTAACTCGTAAATAGCCGCCATAGGACGACGCCAAACCGTAAACCCTCCAAAGGTTAACATATCCCCGTCATTAATCTGTCCTACTGCTTCAGTAAGACTCACAATTTTAGGCCTAGCCATTCCTAAAACCCCCTTTAAAGATAGTAATTTATTATTAGACTTCGAGAGCTTAATCAGATAATTTCATCAAGAATCGTTTTCAGAATTACTAAAAACGACCGATGACTTCACGGCCAATAATCATCCGTTGGATTTGATTAGACCCTTCATAAATTTGGGTGATTTTTGCATCCCTCATCATACGTTCAACAGGAAACTCTGAACAATAGCCATATCCGCCCATTAACTGCACGCAATTCGTCGTCACTTCCATGGCTGTATCTGTAGCAAAGAACTTAGCCATTGAGGCTTCTTTGTTATGGGGCAGATGATTATCCTTGAGCCAAGCAGCCCTGTAAATAAGCATTTGGGCGGCATCTATTCTTGTCGCCATGTCTGCTATCATAAACTGAACCCCCTGATTAGCCGCTAAGGGCTTATCGAATTGCTGTCGTTCCTTAATATAATGGTTTGTGTAGTCCAAAGCCCCTTCGGCGATCCCTAATCCTTGAGCTCCAATGGTAATGCGGCCACCAGCCAGTAATCCCATAGCAACGGAAAAACCATTATTGACTTCGCCCAGAACATTCTCTTTCGGTACTTTTACATTTTCAAAATAAAGTTCACAAGTAGGATCAGCATTCATACCCATCTTGGCCACCGGTTTGCCAATGGTAAAGCCGGGGGTGTCTTTTTCAATGATCAAACAGGTTATTCCTTTGCCTTTTGGCTGAGAAGGATCTGTTTTAACAAAGGTACAGTAGGTGGTGGCATGCCCGCCATTGGTAATAAATATTTTGCTGCCGTTGACTAAGAAATGATCCCCTTTATCTTCCGCCCTTGTTTTAAGGGCAGCAGCGTCAGATCCCGCGTTAGGCTCAGTCAAAGCATAAGCCCCAATGATTTCACCGGTGGAGAGCTTTCTCAGATATTTCTCTTTTAATCTCTGACTGCCATAAAGGTAGATACTCATACATCCCAAACCAGTGTGTACGCTGGTGATAACCGCCGTTGAGGCACAGGCTTTAGCCAATTCTTCAATGATGATGGCAAAGTCTAGGTAAGTACCTCCCCCCCCACCCCATTCTTCAGGAATAGGAAATCCTGTCAGCCCTAGCTCTCTCATCTTGTTCCAGGTTTCCATGGGAAACTCATGACTTTTATCAATTTTTTCGGCCATTGGTTCAACTTGGCTTTTGGCAAACTTTTTAACCATCTCTTTAACCATAAGGGTTTCTTCACTCAGTCTAAAATCCATTTAACTCCACTCCAATTCTAAACGTTGTCTGAAATTCCGTCTCTTAGTCAGCATCGACACGGATAAGCATGGCATCCCCTTGGGCATGACCGGCACAGATTCCACAGATTCCATATCCGCCCCCGCGGCGTTTTAGCTCATAAGCCAGTGTCATAACAATCCTGGCTCCCGTTGCTCCAATGGGGTGACCATAGGCAATGGCACCGCCATTTACATTAACCTTTTCCAGCATCTCATCCTTGGTCATCCCTAAGATGCTTCGTGCACTAACCAGGGCTACAGCTGCAAAGGCTTCATTAATCTCAATAAGTTTAACCTCATCCAAGGTCATTTGATTTTGTTCCAAAACCTTCTTAATGGAAAGCCCCGGAACAGTGGCAATATCTTTGGTAGGTTGGGATACTTCTGCGTAATCTACGATGGTAAATAGAGGCTTTAAACCTAATTCTTCAGCCTTAGCTCGGCTCATGAGCAGGCACACATCTCCGCCATCATTAGTTCCCGGCGCGTTTCCGGCGGTTACACTGCCGGGTTTTCCTGTAACAGCGCTTGTGTGATTGAAAACCGGTCCAAGCTTAGCCAAGCCTTCCATTGTGGAATTGCCCCGTGGTCCTTCATCCTGCTCAAAAATATCTTTACCCTTATGGATTGCAATGGGGAATATTTCATCATCAAGTTTTCCCGCCGCTATAGCCTCTGCTGCAGCCAACTGAGAATGTAAGGCCCATTCATCCAGTTCTTCACGGCTAAACCCAAATTCATCCGCCACTTCTGAACCATGAATGGCCATATGACGATTGTAGATAGAGTCCCAGAGTCCATCTTTAACCATCAAGTCCTCGCAATCAGCATTTAGAAAACCCATCCTTTTTCCCCGTCTCATATCCGGAAGGGCAAAGGGGATGTTGCTCATGCTTTCCTGTCCCCCCGCTATAACGATCTCGGCTCTTCCCAACGCAATCATTTGGGCCCCTAAGTCAATGGTTTTAACCCCAGAGGAACAAACCTTATTAACCGTAATGGAAGGCACATATTCGGGAAGCCCTGCTAAAAGAGTAGCTTGACGACTTGGAACTTGACCACAGCCGGCCTGAACCACATGGCCCATGATCACATAATCCACATCGCCAGGAGCAACTTTGCCCTCTGTCCGGCGAATGACTTCCTTAATAGCCAATGCTCCTAACTCAGCAGCATCAAACTCAACTAAAGCTCCTAAGGATTTCCCATAAGGAGTTCTACAGGCTTCTACACAAACAACTTCTCGTTGTTTAGCATAGGTATTGCCAATTTTTCTGCCCATGGTTGAATAATCCGGTACTCTTTCACCAAAGGCACTTATTTTCGCACCCTTATAATAGGTTTTTCTAGTTAATTCAAGCTTTTGGGTTATTTTGGACATTTGATTTTCCTCCTTACTATTTGTTGAAGTCTTGACCAAGATTGTTATTCATTAACCCCTCCAGTTGTTGGTTCATAAGACTCCAGAACCATAATGTTTGAATAGTAATTAATCCACTTTTTTGTTTGTTAATTCTGAATAATATAACTATTTTGCAATTAGTGTGCCAACTAAGGTTTAACAGACTTTGTTTTCTGCCTTAAATTCTTGACTCACTAGGGTTAACAGCATTTATTGAGCCATAGGCCTTGTTATTCGCCACTCCAGAAAAATCATTGTTGTTCAACTTATTCTCATAAGCTTCGAATCCAACTAAGTCTTGGCACTAGAAAAACGTCCCGGAAGCGGACACATTTGTTCTAAATGTGTCCGCTTCCGGGACGTTTGTTTAACTCACACCTCAATACTTGAGATCATATTTATCTAGTTTATCGTAAAGCCTTGACCGACTAAGATTTAGGAGTTTTGCAGCCTTGGTTTTATTACCTCCAGCCTTTTCAAGAGCGCGAACAATCATATCTCTTTCAATACCAGCGATTTTCTCTTGGTGACGAATATTTCCCGCGGATAGGGGGTTTTCTCTAGGGCTGCTGTTCAGTAAATGATTGGGTAAATGCTCTAACAGAAGCAAGCCACAGCGCGAATAGTTTACAGCCCTTTCGACGACATTTTCCAGTTCACGAATATTCCCCGGCCATGAGTAGTTCAACAAAGTCTTCATGGCATTATCTGCAATACCACTGACGTTTAGTTTTAAAATCTTATTGAATTTTGTAATAAAAAAATGGGTTAAGGGTTGAATATCGTCCGTACGTTCACGTAGGGGCGGCAAATGCAAATTGATCACATTTAATCGATAGTAAAGATCCGCTCGGAACTCTCCTTCAGATATCCCTTGATAAAGGTTTTTATTAGTAGCAGCTAAAATGCGGACATTCACCTTAATCGTCTTTGTACTACCTAACCGTTCAAATTCACGGTCTTGCAATACCCTCAATAACTTGGATTGTAAAGCCATGGGCATATCCCCTATTTCATCCAGAAAGAGAGTTCCTCCATTAGCGATCTCCAGACGCCCCGGTTTGCCGGCCTTAGCCGCACCGGTAAAGGCACCGCTAACATAACCAAACATTTCTGCCTCAATTAGATTTTCCGGAATTGCCGCACAGTTGACTTTTATGAAAGGGCCTTGGCAGCGGTCACTGCAAAGATGAATCGCATGAGCTACACCTTCCTTTCCAGTACCGCTCTCCCCAGTGATTAACACCGTTGAACGACTCGAGGCAACAAGGGTTATCTCTTCTTTAAGTTTCTTCATTTCAGTACTCTCGCCAACAATATCCTTGATAACCTCTTGCGCGGTTTTGTTTTTCTGTAATTCTTCCTGGAAAAAATTCACCTTATTTTCTAATAGCCGAATCTTTTCAGCCAGCTCCCGTACTTCAGCAAGTTGAGGAAATACCGCTTTTCCGACGGCTCCAACCACTTCTCCTTCTTTGATGATGGGCAACCGTGAAACAATTAACGGTTTGCCTCGTATTGTAAGCACTTCACTTGTTTCCAAAATGCCGGAGCTTGCCACTAGGTGTAACCTGCTTGACTCAATAATCTCTGTAATATGTTTACCAATCACTTCTTGGGGAGTTAATGTTAAAAAATCCGCCATTGCTTGGTTTATAAGTGTGGTTTTTCCCGTCTCATCCACCACAATGATTCCGTCCTGAATAATATTGAGAACTGTATCAAAGGTCTTGTTGAGGGCTTTAACAGTTTCCAACTCTCTTGCTGCTTGTTCCAAGTCAGTGAGGTCTTGAAAAATAACAATTCCTCCGGCAATATTACCGCCAATTTTTAAAGGCGTAATATTGACGACCATTGTAACATTACGATGTCTGTACCTTAGCCCGATTTTAACCTCACCATTAACTAATGCCGGGGTTAAATCTAGTTTAGGCAGTAATTGCTGAAAGGGCCGATTAAGGGATGTATCCGCTTTCAAGCCTAATATTCGACTGGCCCCGATGTTAAGGTGTGTGACGATCCCATGGCTGTCAACGGCAATCACACCATTATGCATGGAATCCAAAATTGCTTTCAATTGTACGTTTAATAGCTCCGAATGTCTGAATAGGGTCATAACCATATTGGCTTTACATAACAGACCAACGACCTTTCCCTCTCTGTTAACAACCGGAACGGAACCTACTTGACTCATCTTCACAAAATTAGCTAACTGATCGTCGGGGATATCGTCCGAGATACTGATTACTTCTTGTATCAGGTAAGGATCAATGATATCCTTATGAGTTGCACCATCTAAGATTGCCCGATAAAGACTACTCCTGCTAAAAATACTCAAAAGTCCGCCCTCTCCATTTAACACAGGAATAATAGCAATCTTCAGTTCCATGAAAATTCTGACTGCTTTACCGATACTGTCTCCGAGGTTCAAGTATGAAATCCGAGGATTGGTTCCATCTTTAAGGAGCATCATAGCACACCTCAATTGTAATATCTTTGAGTACAACATGGTTCTTAAGCATACTGCAACCAACTGTATTTTATCATTTATAAAGATAATTTTAAATATATTCAGATATTAGGGCAATATCTCTAATATTCATTCTTGATAACCCAGGATCTATCGCCGAACAACTAGATCACAGGCGAGGAAGAGTGACCATCCTACTCCTAGGCCGGTCACTCTTCGTTATTTACCCTTATTGAACTCCGTCTTAATGTTTTGTATCACTCTCGCACTTATATCCATCTTAAGGAGATTGCTCCTCAGTGATCCTACAATTCAATATAGTAAAGGATAATGTTCTCATAGTTTCCGTTGCCAAGCAAATAACCTTTCGGGATGACGCCTAATCTCTGAAATCCCATTTGCTCATAAAGATGAATTGCTCCGGCATTAGTACTGACCACCGCATTAAATTGCAATAACAAGAATCCGGATTCTCGTGCCACTTTCATAGAGTGACGCACCAGCTTTTCTCCAATATGAAGCCCTCGATAATTTTCACTAACAGCATAAGAGGCATTAGCAATATGTCCGCATCTTCCTATGTTGTTGGGGTGTAATATGTACAACCCCAAAACTTCATTCTCAACTGTTGCCACTCCAGTAAAGGTTTGAGAGTAAAAAAGATTTTTGGCCCCCTCTTCACTAAGTTGTTCTATTTGGGGAAATGCATTGGACTCTTGAACAACATGATTCCAAATCCTCATCATTGCAGGTATATCCGTATCCTGATATTTTCGTAGGACTACTTCCATTTCCA comes from Desulfosporosinus meridiei DSM 13257 and encodes:
- a CDS encoding GNAT family N-acetyltransferase, which encodes MEVVLRKYQDTDIPAMMRIWNHVVQESNAFPQIEQLSEEGAKNLFYSQTFTGVATVENEVLGLYILHPNNIGRCGHIANASYAVSENYRGLHIGEKLVRHSMKVARESGFLLLQFNAVVSTNAGAIHLYEQMGFQRLGVIPKGYLLGNGNYENIILYYIEL
- a CDS encoding sigma 54-interacting transcriptional regulator translates to MLLKDGTNPRISYLNLGDSIGKAVRIFMELKIAIIPVLNGEGGLLSIFSRSSLYRAILDGATHKDIIDPYLIQEVISISDDIPDDQLANFVKMSQVGSVPVVNREGKVVGLLCKANMVMTLFRHSELLNVQLKAILDSMHNGVIAVDSHGIVTHLNIGASRILGLKADTSLNRPFQQLLPKLDLTPALVNGEVKIGLRYRHRNVTMVVNITPLKIGGNIAGGIVIFQDLTDLEQAARELETVKALNKTFDTVLNIIQDGIIVVDETGKTTLINQAMADFLTLTPQEVIGKHITEIIESSRLHLVASSGILETSEVLTIRGKPLIVSRLPIIKEGEVVGAVGKAVFPQLAEVRELAEKIRLLENKVNFFQEELQKNKTAQEVIKDIVGESTEMKKLKEEITLVASSRSTVLITGESGTGKEGVAHAIHLCSDRCQGPFIKVNCAAIPENLIEAEMFGYVSGAFTGAAKAGKPGRLEIANGGTLFLDEIGDMPMALQSKLLRVLQDREFERLGSTKTIKVNVRILAATNKNLYQGISEGEFRADLYYRLNVINLHLPPLRERTDDIQPLTHFFITKFNKILKLNVSGIADNAMKTLLNYSWPGNIRELENVVERAVNYSRCGLLLLEHLPNHLLNSSPRENPLSAGNIRHQEKIAGIERDMIVRALEKAGGNKTKAAKLLNLSRSRLYDKLDKYDLKY